In one Silene latifolia isolate original U9 population chromosome 10, ASM4854445v1, whole genome shotgun sequence genomic region, the following are encoded:
- the LOC141608406 gene encoding uncharacterized protein LOC141608406: MSLQVVRTLGSKPKAKARSFMLIRERDVERAIDHGERVYLLVVKENSSANVVLQEHNPIDDLLEVFGDVFPKELPAGLPPIRGIEHQIDLVPGSSLLNKAAYRCNPEETKELQRQIDELMERGYVHESISPCAVPVLLVPKKDGSWRVCVDSHAVNNITIKYRFPIPRLDDMLDELYGLICTFEESVQNIAKSETFWEATITSPITECLKKGGFEWGVAAKQAFELIKERLCIMALPDFTQPFEVEGDASGVGIGAKGEYLIQDGFLFKGNRLCVPKHPIRELLVREAHGGGLAGHFGVAKTLEMLKEHFLWPRMQKDVHNIVGKCVTCQVSKSTFKPGEYTPLPVPTRPWDDVSMDFIVALPRTQRGKDAIMVVVDRFSKMTHFVACHKTDDASNVADLYYREVVKLHGIPRTIVSPTHATGHSPFEVVYGINPYLPLDLIPSPKKELVHKDAEATLKAMMKLHEQVRDRIEAVNAAYKRKSSKNKKPRVFEVGDLVWVHLRKERFPSKRKNKLMPRAEGHYNIVG, encoded by the exons ATGTCACTACAAGTTGTCCGTACTTTAGGTTCAAAACCGAAAGCTAAAGCCCGTTCTTTTATGTTGATTAGAGAACGGGATGTTGAGCGTGCTATTGATCATGGAGAGCGAGTTTATTTACTTGTTGTTAAAGAAAATTCGAGTgctaatgttgttttgcaggaacataACCCAATTGACGATTTGCTTGAAGTGTTTGGGGACGTGTTTCCCAAGGAATTACCCGCTGGTTTGCCTCCTATTCGAGGCATTGAACATCAAATCGACCTTGTTCCGGGCTCATCTCTCCTAAACAAGGCTGCTTATCGTTGTAATCCGGAGGAAACAAAAGAACTCCAAAGGCAAATTGATGAGCTGATGGAGAGGGGTTATGTGCATGAAAGTATAAGTCCTTGTGCTGTTCCGGTGTTGCtcgtgccaaagaaagatggttcATGGCGTGTGTGTGTTGATAGTCATGCCGTGAATAATATAACCATCAAATATCGCTTTCCAATCCcgagacttgatgatatgctcGATGAACTTTATGGCTTG ATTTGTACATTTGAGGAAAGTGTTCAAAACATTGCGAAATCGGAAACTTTTTGGGAAGC CACTATAACCAGCCCTATTACGGAGTGTTTGAAGAAGGGAGGGTTTGAATGGGGCGTGGCAGCTAAGCAGGCCTTTGAGTTGATTAAGGAACGGTTGTGTATCATGGCATTACCTGATTTTACTCAACCTTTCGAGGTCGAGGGTGATGCTAGTGGCGTAGGAATAG GTGCCAAGGGTGAGTATTTGATCCAAGATGGGTTTCTTTTCAAGGGGAACCGACTATGTGTACCAAAGCATCCGATTCGTGAGCTACTTGTTAGAGAGGCGCATGGTGGTGGGTTGGCTGGACATTTTGGGGTTGCTAAGACTTTGGAGATGTTGAAAGAACACTTCTTATGGCCACGGATGCAAAAGGATGTTCACAACATCGTAGGTAAGTGTGTTACTTGTCAAGTTTCGAAAAGCACCTTCAAACCGGGGGAGTATACGCCATTACCAGTCCCGACCAGACCTTGGGACGATGTTTCCATGGACTTTATTGTCGCTTTGCCACGAACTCAACGTGGTAAGGATGCTATCATGGTGGTGGTTGATCGTTTTTCGAAGATGACTCATTTTGTTGCTTGCCATAAGACCGATGATGCATCAAATGTTGCTGATTTGTACTATCGGGAAGTTGTGAAGTTGCACGGAATTCCTAGAACTATTGT GTCACCTACTCATGCTACGGGTCATTCACCGTTTGAAGTTGTGTACGGTATTAATCCTTATCTTCCTTTGGATTTAATTCCATCGCCTAAAAAAGAATTGGTCCACAAAGATGCTGAGGCTACGTTGAAGGCAATGATGAAGCTACATGAGCAGGTCCGTGACCGAATTGAGGCCGTGAATGCAGCCTATAAACGCAAGTCGAGCAAAAATAAGAAGCCGAGGGTGTTCGAGGTTGGAGACTTGGTTTGGGTGCATTTGAGAAAGGAGCGATTTCCAAGCAAGCGAAAGAATAAACTCATGCCTAGAGCGGAAGGTCATTACAATATTGTGGGTTGA
- the LOC141606152 gene encoding uncharacterized protein LOC141606152 isoform X1 has protein sequence MGNLGRKTKKFKEYCCLPVSFVGCSSTMGRKPSETLRFSTSTLIGVIFGFLVGVSISIFYVSKINPANYIPETLQFEDVLGQNQTLTNSSKTWISSNPRGAERLPPGIVASESDLFLRRLWGEPSQDVPKKPKYLVTFTVGYDQRKNIEESIKKFSDDFTILLFHYDGRTSEWEEFEWSKRAIHVSARKQTKWWFAKRFLHPDIVAAYDYIFIWDEDLGVENFDAEKYLQLVKKHGLEISQPGLEFNTGLTWQMTRRRDGIEVHKETEEKPGWCKDPHLPPCAAFVEIMAPVFSQEAWRCVWHMIQNDLVHGWGLDFALQKCVEPAYEKIGVVDAQWIVHKRVPSLGNQGDGSPGGESAPWRGVRIRCQKEWKMFQDRLNQAEKAHEKKLLEAHQSP, from the exons ATGGGAAATCTTGGCCGTAAAACCAAAAAATTTAAAGAATATTGTTGCTTACCTGTGAGCTTTGTTGGGTGCAGCAGCACAATGGGAAGAAAACCGAGTGAGACTTTGCGGTTTTCTACGTCTACTCTAATTGGAGTCATTTTTGGTTTTTTGGTTGGGGTTTCTATTTCAATCTTCTATGTATCCAAG ATAAATCCAGCAAACTACATTCCTGAAACCTTGCAGTTTGAAGACGTCCTCGGACAAAATCAGACATTGACTAACTCATCAAAG ACTTGGATCAGTTCAAATCCTAGAGGAGCAGAGAGGCTACCGCCAGGTATAGTAGCTTCTGAGTCCGACTTGTTTCTCCGTCGACTATGGGGTGAGCCAAGTCAG GACGTGCCCAAAAAACCAAAGTATCTTGTAACCTTCACAGTAGGCTATGATCAGAGGAAAAATATTGAGGAATCAATTAAAAAG TTTTCCGATGACTTCACTATTCTTCTTTTCCACTACGACGGGAGGACAAGTGAATGGGAAGAGTTTGAGTGGTCAAAACGAGCTATCCATGTTAGTGCTAGGAAACAAACAAAATG GTGGTTTGCCAAGCGTTTTCTACATCCCGACATAGTTGCAGCATATGACTACATTTTTATCTGGGATGAAGACTTGGGAGTGGAGAATTTTGATGCTGAAAA ATATCTTCAACTGGTGAAGAAGCATGGCTTGGAGATTTCTCAGCCAGGTTTGGAGTTTAACACAGGATTGACGTGGCAGATGACAAGGAGAAGAGATGGCATTGAAGTACACAA AGAGACAGAGGAGAAACCAGGATGGTGCAAAGATCCTCATCTACCCCCATGTGCAGC ATTTGTTGAGATTATGGCTCCTGTGTTCTCTCAAGAGGCATGGCGTTGTGTATGGCATATGATTCAG AATGATTTGGTTCACGGATGGGGTCTTGACTTTGCCCTCCAAAAATGTGTAGAG CCTGCTTATGAGAAGATAGGAGTAGTTGATGCTCAGTGGATTGTTCATAAGCGCGTTCCCTCTCTCGGAAACCAG GGCGATGGATCACCTGGCGGTGAAAGCGCTCCATGGAGAGGG GTGCGTATTCGATGCCAGAAAGAATGGAAGATGTTTCAGGATCGGCTAAACCAAGCCGAGAAGGCTCATGAAAAAAAGCTACTAGAGGCTCACCAGTCACCATGA
- the LOC141606152 gene encoding uncharacterized protein LOC141606152 isoform X2 encodes MGRKPSETLRFSTSTLIGVIFGFLVGVSISIFYVSKINPANYIPETLQFEDVLGQNQTLTNSSKTWISSNPRGAERLPPGIVASESDLFLRRLWGEPSQDVPKKPKYLVTFTVGYDQRKNIEESIKKFSDDFTILLFHYDGRTSEWEEFEWSKRAIHVSARKQTKWWFAKRFLHPDIVAAYDYIFIWDEDLGVENFDAEKYLQLVKKHGLEISQPGLEFNTGLTWQMTRRRDGIEVHKETEEKPGWCKDPHLPPCAAFVEIMAPVFSQEAWRCVWHMIQNDLVHGWGLDFALQKCVEPAYEKIGVVDAQWIVHKRVPSLGNQGDGSPGGESAPWRGVRIRCQKEWKMFQDRLNQAEKAHEKKLLEAHQSP; translated from the exons ATGGGAAGAAAACCGAGTGAGACTTTGCGGTTTTCTACGTCTACTCTAATTGGAGTCATTTTTGGTTTTTTGGTTGGGGTTTCTATTTCAATCTTCTATGTATCCAAG ATAAATCCAGCAAACTACATTCCTGAAACCTTGCAGTTTGAAGACGTCCTCGGACAAAATCAGACATTGACTAACTCATCAAAG ACTTGGATCAGTTCAAATCCTAGAGGAGCAGAGAGGCTACCGCCAGGTATAGTAGCTTCTGAGTCCGACTTGTTTCTCCGTCGACTATGGGGTGAGCCAAGTCAG GACGTGCCCAAAAAACCAAAGTATCTTGTAACCTTCACAGTAGGCTATGATCAGAGGAAAAATATTGAGGAATCAATTAAAAAG TTTTCCGATGACTTCACTATTCTTCTTTTCCACTACGACGGGAGGACAAGTGAATGGGAAGAGTTTGAGTGGTCAAAACGAGCTATCCATGTTAGTGCTAGGAAACAAACAAAATG GTGGTTTGCCAAGCGTTTTCTACATCCCGACATAGTTGCAGCATATGACTACATTTTTATCTGGGATGAAGACTTGGGAGTGGAGAATTTTGATGCTGAAAA ATATCTTCAACTGGTGAAGAAGCATGGCTTGGAGATTTCTCAGCCAGGTTTGGAGTTTAACACAGGATTGACGTGGCAGATGACAAGGAGAAGAGATGGCATTGAAGTACACAA AGAGACAGAGGAGAAACCAGGATGGTGCAAAGATCCTCATCTACCCCCATGTGCAGC ATTTGTTGAGATTATGGCTCCTGTGTTCTCTCAAGAGGCATGGCGTTGTGTATGGCATATGATTCAG AATGATTTGGTTCACGGATGGGGTCTTGACTTTGCCCTCCAAAAATGTGTAGAG CCTGCTTATGAGAAGATAGGAGTAGTTGATGCTCAGTGGATTGTTCATAAGCGCGTTCCCTCTCTCGGAAACCAG GGCGATGGATCACCTGGCGGTGAAAGCGCTCCATGGAGAGGG GTGCGTATTCGATGCCAGAAAGAATGGAAGATGTTTCAGGATCGGCTAAACCAAGCCGAGAAGGCTCATGAAAAAAAGCTACTAGAGGCTCACCAGTCACCATGA
- the LOC141606153 gene encoding G-type lectin S-receptor-like serine/threonine-protein kinase LECRK3 isoform X1, which translates to MGVEVVQRWWWPVRENKTKGNGRENERGIIVTSTEMRKMVYCENHGKFSVGQSLLAKNNGTSLLSPAGDFAFGFHQAPNSTDLYLLSVWYAAIPDTIVWCANGGKPVPQGSTLNLTVNEGLVLSNPQGTVLWSTTDALSGDGAVSYGFMNDTGNFALISSVNAAPLWQTFAYPTDTLLPTQTLETVSNVISRISKNNLTEGRFQLHFDNGDLVLNTRDVASGYDYNSYYTFDGTGSTGKTLVYSESGDMFILMQNGSRVDLIQSGELKSGKDYYLRVTLEFDGVLIWYYYPRNSTGEKGVGWSKIQSIPNNICSPNSNIDSGACGYNSICSLGNDERPVCQCPPNYSLMDPTNSYGSCEPDFNSDFCGKFEDGGYTLIQLQNTDWPLADYAQMSPFTQNQCKASCMNDCFCGAAIFDDGSSTCWKKKLPLSNGKQDSTVSRIAWLKVSHDNGTNNPSNPFIPPRNVEYKLNAVTKGILGGSVCVNFILLSVVGLGIFFVYNTSTIRGYNERKRFSTSEYNTTHSFTYKELESATNGFRDEIGRGSFGVVYKGNITTGGNQYSVAVKRLDRTFKGADKEFTAEVNVIGLTHHKNLVRFIGYCKEEDERLLVYEYMSNGTVADYLFSDKRPSWVERIQIGQGIARGLLYLHEECTTQIIHCDIKPQNVLVDDHHNARIADFGLAKLLVLNQNYTNTAVRGTKGYLAPEWFKNKPVSVKVDVYSFGVLLLEIICCRKCVLMDVSTDECAILTDWAFDCYQSGTIDCLVKDDMEALNDRLQLERLVKIALWCIQENPELRPTMKRVTQMLEGVADVPSPPCPTSFSVSLPA; encoded by the exons ATGGGGGTGGAGGTTGTTCAAAGGTGGTGGTGGCCCG TTAGAGAGAACAAAACAAAGGGAAATGGGAGAGAAAATGAAAGGGGTATAATCGTCACGAGCACTGAGATGAGGAAGAtggtgtactgcgaaaatca TGGCAAATTTTCAGTTGGTCAATCTCTCTTAGCCAAAAATAATGGCACTTCATTGCTTTCTCCTGCGGGCGATTTTGCCTTCGGCTTTCATCAGGCTCCAAACAGTACTGATCTGTACTTGCTATCTGTTTGGTATGCCGCAATTCCGGACACAATTGTGTGGTGTGCAAATGGAGGTAAACCTGTTCCTCAAGGATCAACACTAAATTTAACAGTTAATGAGGGTTTAGTCCTCAGTAATCCTCAAGGAACTGTCCTATGGAGTACTACTGATGCCTTAAGTGGTGATGGAGCTGTCAGTTACGGTTTCATGAATGATACCGGGAACTTTGCTCTTATTAGTAGCGTCAATGCTGCTCCACTTTGGCAGACCTTTGCTTATCCAACTGATACCTTGCTTCCGACACAGACGTTGGAAACAGTGAGTAATGTTATTTCTCGGATATCCAAGAACAATCTCACAGAAGGAAGGTTTCAGCTACATTTTGATAACGGAGATCTCGTCCTTAACACCAGGGATGTAGCCAGCGGTTATGACTACAACTCTTACTACACATTTGATGGTACTGGCTCAACAGGCAAGACACTGGTTTATAGCGAGTCGGGGGATATGTTTATACTGATGCAAAATGGTTCCAGAGTGGATCTCATCCAATCAGGTGAGTTGAAATCGGGTAAGGATTATTATCTCAGAGTAACTTTGGAATTTGATGGAGTGCTAATATGGTACTACTACCCAAGAAATTCTACCGGCGAGAAAGGAGTTGGTTGGTCCAAAATTCAGTCTATCCCTAATAACATATGTTCACCCAACTCGAACATTGACAGTGGAGCCTGTGGATATAATAGCATTTGCAGCCTTGGTAATGACGAGAGGCCCGTATGTCAATGCCCTCCGAATTACTCACTTATGGATCCTACTAATTCGTATGGAAGCTGTGAGCCAGATTTCAATTCAGACTTTTGTGGGAAATTTGAAGACGGTGGATATACTTTAATCCAACTTCAAAATACTGACTGGCCACTAGCAGATTATGCACAGATGTCCCCTTTCACTCAGAACCAATGTAAGGCGTCTTGTATGAATGATTGCTTCTGTGGTGCTGCCATTTTCGATGATGGCAGTAGCACTTGTTGGAAGAAGAAACTACCACTCTCCAACGGAAAGCAAGACAGCACTGTATCGAGGATTGCTTGGCTTAAGGTAAGTCACGATAATGGCACTAATAATCCTTCTAATCCATTCATACCTCCTAGAAACGTAGAATATAAGTTGAATGCTGTAACTAAAGGCATCTTGGGTGGTTCTGTATGCGTTAATTTCATACTGTTAAGTGTCGTTGGTTTGGGGATTTTTTTCGTGTATAACACAAGTACAATCAGAGGGTATAATGAGCGTAAGAGGTTTTCTACTTCTGAGTATAATACCACACACAGCTTCACTTACAAAGAGCTTGAATCCGCTACAAATGGGTTCAGGGATGAGATAGGAAGGGGCTCATTTGGCGTAGTATACAAAGGAAATATAACAACAGGTGGTAATCAATATTCTGTCGCTGTTAAAAGGTTAGATCGAACATTCAAAGGCGCTGATAAGGAATTCACGGCCGAAGTGAATGTAATAGGCCTGACACACCACAAGAACCTAGTCCGGTTTATAGGTTACTGTAAAGAAGAAGATGAACGCTTGTTGGTATACGAATACATGAGCAATGGTACAGTTGCTGATTATCTTTTCAGCGATAAAAGGCCAAGTTGGGTCGAAAGGATTCAAATCGGTCAGGGGATTGCACGAGGGCTTCTGTATCTGCATGAGGAATGCACCACTCAAATCATCCATTGTGACATAAAGCCACAGAATGTACTTGTTGACGACCATCACAACGCTCGAATAGCTGACTTTGGGTTAGCCAAGCTTCTGGTATTAAATCAGAACTACACTAATACTGCTGTGAGAGGAACCAAAGGATATCTTGCGCCTGAATGGTTTAAGAACAAGCCGGTGTCTGTGAAGGTGGATGTGTACAGTTTCGGGGTTTTGTTGTTGGAAATCATTTGTTGTCGAAAGTGCGTACTCATGGACGTTAGTACAGACGAGTGTGCAATTTTGACAGACTGGGCGTTCGACTGTTACCAATCTGGAACGATAGATTGTCTTGTGAAGGATGACATGGAAGCGCTGAATGACAGACTGCAACTAGAGAGGCTGGTGAAAATTGCGCTTTGGTGCATTCAAGAAAACCCGGAACTACGACCAACTATGAAGAGGGTTACTCAGATGCTTGAGGGAGTCGCTGATGTTCCTAGTCCTCCTTGTCCAACATCATTTTCTGTTAGTTTACCAGCTTGA
- the LOC141606153 gene encoding G-type lectin S-receptor-like serine/threonine-protein kinase LECRK3 isoform X2, which translates to MRKMVYCENHGKFSVGQSLLAKNNGTSLLSPAGDFAFGFHQAPNSTDLYLLSVWYAAIPDTIVWCANGGKPVPQGSTLNLTVNEGLVLSNPQGTVLWSTTDALSGDGAVSYGFMNDTGNFALISSVNAAPLWQTFAYPTDTLLPTQTLETVSNVISRISKNNLTEGRFQLHFDNGDLVLNTRDVASGYDYNSYYTFDGTGSTGKTLVYSESGDMFILMQNGSRVDLIQSGELKSGKDYYLRVTLEFDGVLIWYYYPRNSTGEKGVGWSKIQSIPNNICSPNSNIDSGACGYNSICSLGNDERPVCQCPPNYSLMDPTNSYGSCEPDFNSDFCGKFEDGGYTLIQLQNTDWPLADYAQMSPFTQNQCKASCMNDCFCGAAIFDDGSSTCWKKKLPLSNGKQDSTVSRIAWLKVSHDNGTNNPSNPFIPPRNVEYKLNAVTKGILGGSVCVNFILLSVVGLGIFFVYNTSTIRGYNERKRFSTSEYNTTHSFTYKELESATNGFRDEIGRGSFGVVYKGNITTGGNQYSVAVKRLDRTFKGADKEFTAEVNVIGLTHHKNLVRFIGYCKEEDERLLVYEYMSNGTVADYLFSDKRPSWVERIQIGQGIARGLLYLHEECTTQIIHCDIKPQNVLVDDHHNARIADFGLAKLLVLNQNYTNTAVRGTKGYLAPEWFKNKPVSVKVDVYSFGVLLLEIICCRKCVLMDVSTDECAILTDWAFDCYQSGTIDCLVKDDMEALNDRLQLERLVKIALWCIQENPELRPTMKRVTQMLEGVADVPSPPCPTSFSVSLPA; encoded by the exons ATGAGGAAGAtggtgtactgcgaaaatca TGGCAAATTTTCAGTTGGTCAATCTCTCTTAGCCAAAAATAATGGCACTTCATTGCTTTCTCCTGCGGGCGATTTTGCCTTCGGCTTTCATCAGGCTCCAAACAGTACTGATCTGTACTTGCTATCTGTTTGGTATGCCGCAATTCCGGACACAATTGTGTGGTGTGCAAATGGAGGTAAACCTGTTCCTCAAGGATCAACACTAAATTTAACAGTTAATGAGGGTTTAGTCCTCAGTAATCCTCAAGGAACTGTCCTATGGAGTACTACTGATGCCTTAAGTGGTGATGGAGCTGTCAGTTACGGTTTCATGAATGATACCGGGAACTTTGCTCTTATTAGTAGCGTCAATGCTGCTCCACTTTGGCAGACCTTTGCTTATCCAACTGATACCTTGCTTCCGACACAGACGTTGGAAACAGTGAGTAATGTTATTTCTCGGATATCCAAGAACAATCTCACAGAAGGAAGGTTTCAGCTACATTTTGATAACGGAGATCTCGTCCTTAACACCAGGGATGTAGCCAGCGGTTATGACTACAACTCTTACTACACATTTGATGGTACTGGCTCAACAGGCAAGACACTGGTTTATAGCGAGTCGGGGGATATGTTTATACTGATGCAAAATGGTTCCAGAGTGGATCTCATCCAATCAGGTGAGTTGAAATCGGGTAAGGATTATTATCTCAGAGTAACTTTGGAATTTGATGGAGTGCTAATATGGTACTACTACCCAAGAAATTCTACCGGCGAGAAAGGAGTTGGTTGGTCCAAAATTCAGTCTATCCCTAATAACATATGTTCACCCAACTCGAACATTGACAGTGGAGCCTGTGGATATAATAGCATTTGCAGCCTTGGTAATGACGAGAGGCCCGTATGTCAATGCCCTCCGAATTACTCACTTATGGATCCTACTAATTCGTATGGAAGCTGTGAGCCAGATTTCAATTCAGACTTTTGTGGGAAATTTGAAGACGGTGGATATACTTTAATCCAACTTCAAAATACTGACTGGCCACTAGCAGATTATGCACAGATGTCCCCTTTCACTCAGAACCAATGTAAGGCGTCTTGTATGAATGATTGCTTCTGTGGTGCTGCCATTTTCGATGATGGCAGTAGCACTTGTTGGAAGAAGAAACTACCACTCTCCAACGGAAAGCAAGACAGCACTGTATCGAGGATTGCTTGGCTTAAGGTAAGTCACGATAATGGCACTAATAATCCTTCTAATCCATTCATACCTCCTAGAAACGTAGAATATAAGTTGAATGCTGTAACTAAAGGCATCTTGGGTGGTTCTGTATGCGTTAATTTCATACTGTTAAGTGTCGTTGGTTTGGGGATTTTTTTCGTGTATAACACAAGTACAATCAGAGGGTATAATGAGCGTAAGAGGTTTTCTACTTCTGAGTATAATACCACACACAGCTTCACTTACAAAGAGCTTGAATCCGCTACAAATGGGTTCAGGGATGAGATAGGAAGGGGCTCATTTGGCGTAGTATACAAAGGAAATATAACAACAGGTGGTAATCAATATTCTGTCGCTGTTAAAAGGTTAGATCGAACATTCAAAGGCGCTGATAAGGAATTCACGGCCGAAGTGAATGTAATAGGCCTGACACACCACAAGAACCTAGTCCGGTTTATAGGTTACTGTAAAGAAGAAGATGAACGCTTGTTGGTATACGAATACATGAGCAATGGTACAGTTGCTGATTATCTTTTCAGCGATAAAAGGCCAAGTTGGGTCGAAAGGATTCAAATCGGTCAGGGGATTGCACGAGGGCTTCTGTATCTGCATGAGGAATGCACCACTCAAATCATCCATTGTGACATAAAGCCACAGAATGTACTTGTTGACGACCATCACAACGCTCGAATAGCTGACTTTGGGTTAGCCAAGCTTCTGGTATTAAATCAGAACTACACTAATACTGCTGTGAGAGGAACCAAAGGATATCTTGCGCCTGAATGGTTTAAGAACAAGCCGGTGTCTGTGAAGGTGGATGTGTACAGTTTCGGGGTTTTGTTGTTGGAAATCATTTGTTGTCGAAAGTGCGTACTCATGGACGTTAGTACAGACGAGTGTGCAATTTTGACAGACTGGGCGTTCGACTGTTACCAATCTGGAACGATAGATTGTCTTGTGAAGGATGACATGGAAGCGCTGAATGACAGACTGCAACTAGAGAGGCTGGTGAAAATTGCGCTTTGGTGCATTCAAGAAAACCCGGAACTACGACCAACTATGAAGAGGGTTACTCAGATGCTTGAGGGAGTCGCTGATGTTCCTAGTCCTCCTTGTCCAACATCATTTTCTGTTAGTTTACCAGCTTGA